In Paramormyrops kingsleyae isolate MSU_618 chromosome 5, PKINGS_0.4, whole genome shotgun sequence, one DNA window encodes the following:
- the ppp4cb gene encoding serine/threonine-protein phosphatase 4 catalytic subunit B, with protein sequence MGDISDLDRQIDQLRRCELIKENEVKALCAKAREILVEESNVQRVDSPVTVCGDIHGQFYDLKELFRVGGDVPETNYLFMGDFVDRGFYSVETFLLLLALKVRYPDRITLIRGNHESRQITQVYGFYDECLRKYGSVTVWRYCTEIFDYLSLSAIIDGKIFCVHGGLSPSIQTLDQIRTIDRKQEVPHDGPMCDLLWSDPEDTTGWGVSPRGAGYLFGSDVVAQFNAANDIDMICRAHQLVMEGYKWHFNETVLTVWSAPNYCYRCGNVAAILELDEHLQKEFIIFEAAPQETRGIPSKKPVADYFL encoded by the exons ATGGGGGACATTAGTGACTTAGACAGACAAATTGACCAGCTCCGGCGGTGCGAGCTCATCAAAGAAAATGAGGTGAAGGCTCTGTGTGCCAAAGCCag GGAGATACTTGTTGAAGAAAGCAATGTTCAAAGAGTGGACTCTCCAGTCACT GTATGTGGTGATATCCATGGGCAGTTTTATGACCTGAAGGAGTTGTTCAGA GTTGGTGGTGATGTCCCAGAGACAAATTACCTCTTCATGGGTGATTTTGTGGACCGCGGATTCTACAGTGTGGAGACGTTTCTCCTTCTCCTTGCTCTTAAG GTGCGATATCCAGACAGAATCACACTGATAAGAGGGAACCATGAATCCAGGCAGATTACACAGGTGTATGGCTTTTATGATGAGTGCCTAAGGAAATATGGGTCTGTGACTGTGTGGCGATACTGTACAGAGATCTTCGACTACTTGTCTCTCTCTGCAATTATTGACGGGAAG ATATTTTGCGTGCATGGTGGGCTCTCCCCATCTATACAAACTCTGGACCAAATAAGAACCATTGACAGGAAGCAGGAGGTCCCACATGATGGGCCTATGTGTGACTTGCTATGGTCTGACCCAGAAG ACACAACAGGGTGGGGTGTGAGTCCAAGAGGTGCTGGATATCTGTTTGGTAGTGACGTTGTTGCCCAGTTTAATGCTGCAAACGACATTGACATGATCTGCAGGGCCCACCAGCTTGTTATGGAAGGGTATAAGTGGCACTTCAATGAAACTGTGCTGACAGTGTGGTCAGCACCAAACTACTGCTACAG GTGTGGGAATGTAGCAGCAATACTGGAGCTGGATGAACATCTGCAAAAAGAATTCATTATTTTTGAAGCTGCACCACAGGAAACAAGAGGCATCCCTTCCAAAAAGCCAGTGGCTGATTACTTTCTGTGA